In Carassius gibelio isolate Cgi1373 ecotype wild population from Czech Republic chromosome A10, carGib1.2-hapl.c, whole genome shotgun sequence, the DNA window GGCTCAGtggttggtgtttttttttaactgaatcaaTCCCTGTTCTGAAATTAACCTTACAGCAGAGGTCTGAGTCTGAATGAGCATTTTTTTGTATGAAAGTATTATGTATAGGTATGGCGTGAGAATATTGGAATTGTTCTATGACAGTcgataaatctttttaaactcaAATTGTGCATCTTATTGACTATAACATTATTCCTATGTCGTGTAGGTCTAAGTATAGGCTAGTTTTAAAATGCCCTTTGCTTTGACTCACTGGACCATGTGTTCAGTTAGCCTTTTAATTTGAGGTGACATAAAGAACATAGCCTACATTTGATTAGTCTGATAACAGTGTTGCAGTTTCGTTTTTTTCAGTGTGTGAACTACTCGACTTTCACGgatgtttaaaattaattataaaattaaatataaaatataaaaataacatttccgtagcctacataaataggcTACACTCTAAAAGGTAAATATATTTCGAAGCGACGAATTGTTTTACAATCGATGTATGTGTTATATTTCTTATCTGTAAATTTATAATAACGTGATACAAATTGGCCAACAGTAGGACACTTTTTTGAAGTACTGTCCGAAACAGAGCGATCGCTCAGCCGTTGCTATGGTTACCTACTATGACGACTTCTGTTCTGTTAGCGCACTCTGAAAACTTGTTGTTACTGAAGCTTTATTTACAAACACTGTTGACGCGTAGGCTATATATGGCTTCAACCTTTTTTGACTTCCGGTGAGAGGATTTAGTTCTTAACAAGAAGGCTACCTCGCAGCATGTTTGATAACATTTATTTAGACTCCTCTTAAAGTATCTTTTGCAACGCAACAGGTGTCCTAAAAATAAcgaagtaattatttttattgctaaataattctaaagctgattttttaaaatcaaatatttatgcTAACGCGTGCAGCAAGGGGTAGGTagcattcacccccccccccttttttttttactctaacaGGGTTCGTGGCACACTTCCACCCTTTGAAAAAAAGCAATTCATGTCGTTTTCAAAACGTGATTCTGATTTAGTCGGagaaaataaaacactgcaagagAATAGGCCATGCTGAAGGTGATCAATTAAAAGATTAAGCGTTTTGCAACACATGGACGCATCTGCATGTTGCTCTAATAGCAGAGCCATCAGCTCATTTTCAGGGCCCTGCTGCCTCCTTCAGCACTGTCCACAGATCAAAGCCTGCCTCAGGCTCGCAATCCGTAAAAAGGGATGCTAATTCAACCTCCTTCATGTGCGGTTGAGAGAGACCCCTTCAATTAACTGATTTCAATggcaggaaagagagagagagtgaaaaaagaTGCAAAAGAGAGTCGGTCTGGAAAGGCAGCATTTCTCATTAATTCAAAAGGTCCAGCATTTATTAGCCTCGCCTCTGAGGCTTAACACTGAAAACACAGAGTATCAAAGCAGACATGATGGGTTAAATAGAGGCTAtaatctaattaaaatattaccTAGGAGTAAATAGCTCTTTGATAACGATCTAAAGCCTCCATTAAAGAAATAGGTGCTTGAGCTTGTTTTAGGGGAAAAATTATCactttaaaatacagaaaacaagttTGTGGGCTCTAATAAGGGAGGCTTCAAAGTGTCATCCTTATTTGACCTATTTTTTTCTCTTGGTGAAAGAAAAGGGCAGGCGAAAGTGGATATAATCAGACTAATAGCCGGGAACTGACAGAAAACGGCATGTTACACTGGGTTAACGGTGCATCCAGGTGTGCTTGAAGAGATCGGTGCTCTCGTGCACAGACCTATTGAAACAAGGGGAAAAATAGCAGGATAATGCAAACAAAACCCCAGAGCATTTCATTCGAGATTTCTTTATATTGAACAATTAAAATGAGTACACAGTTGATTATGTGCTAAACACCTGTTCCACTTCCAGTGCTGTGCAACTGAGCAGGATTACATTGAGTGTtgtgcatatacagtacacacaacaTCAACACACAAGAGTTAAAGCAAGGAAAAATAGGGATTCTACAGAAGTGCAATTGATATAACTCATGTACATGTTGCTTTTTAGTGTATAAAGGCTCTAGATTAAATGGCGGGAATGGTTCTGAAGCGAGCCACGGCACATTTCTCTTCCTCGTGCCGTCTCAACATCTCCAAAGTGGCCAAATTGAATGGGTCCATTTCCTGTGGATATTGAGGTTGTGCGCTCACGTTCTGCTCTCTGGGTCTATCCTTTGGCTTTGGAGGGGGTTTGGGCTTTGCAATATTTTTGGCATATTCTAAAGCCTGgtcaaaataaaattgaaaaattatttgagataaaaaaagtaacaatacGAGATTATGGCCTAAATTAGAATGAAAAAATGACAAAGACATAAATATATGATGACATACACAGACGTAAACCACTTTGGATGAAAGACATACAATTTATGATTTACGGATTAAATAAAGCTCCTGTTTTCAGAATGAGATTCTCTTACCTTCCTCCTGGGAACGGTGTCCTTATTGTCACTGCCCACTGGGTCCTTGGCCGACAGAGAGAGAATCCTACTTATCTTCTTGTTCTGTTCGCGGATCACATTTGAATACAGCTTCTGCCATCTAATTTTCTCTGCCTAACAGCAGTGAAAGAAAGAGCAACAAGATTTCAAAAGGGAGCTTTAATTACCTAAGCCATTTCTCCTCTAAGGCCCCTCTGTTTCTTTGTACATCCCTCCATGAAGCTACTCAACAGCggcaaacaaaaccaaataaaactCATCACCCCTTTCAGAATCAGTGTTAACACCTCTCTCAGGCTGTGAGCGGtgcaaaaacagttattttatgtgAAAACTTGTACATCAGCCGAGCTGGAAAATGACTCATAGTCAATGCTCATTAGATTAGTTGGTCCAATTCTATTGTGTTCATAAACACAAGTCTTTTAAATTCACGAGGAAATGAAAAGAGAAGGGGTTATTGAGACACAGCCACACTTGACAACTGGACGGAGCAATTAGGGATTAGCTAAATCAATATTCAACAAGGAGATCACCAATTATCCATTGAGTCTTTCTCCTaagtctccacacacacacacacattattctgattaaacaacattatttatgcatatcGCCAGATGCTTAAGTCTTTATACAATCTGAAGTGAGTATTTACCACAGCTTCTGGTATTGTGTTTGTTGGTCCAAGACCTCCAAGTTTCACCTcctgtttcatgtttttgtagtCCTTTAGTGTATAAGCCTGAGAAGACATTTTGtaatgcatatacatttatttactatcCACATGATTGTTTAAATAGTAAAGATACTGTGAGAAAAACAGTCTTAATCCTGAAGTGCACTCATGCAACAATCTGCAAACAAAAGCACTAATCAGGTCGGGCTCCTTCGGATTCTCAGGACTCAGCCATTGGTCATGGACACTGCAGGACAGCTGTTTTCCACTCTGATCTGCTTCCCCTTGGGCTGCCACACTAGATGTTTTATAAATTTATCCCATAATCCTATGAGACATGATGGCGGGCACAGCAAGGTGAGGAGAGCAAGCTGCTCCCAGGAAAGCAATCGGTTTTATGGTTTAAGAACCGTATAATCCGGACACAGCATCAAGTGGATGTGTTCCATGACATAATGACCCTTAAATTGTGATGTGTTCATACAGAACTAAGAATTTTTCTGATCTAGAAGCATAATAGTACTACAGACACTAcgataatttaaagggatagttcgcccaaaaataaaatctcatcatttaaaggaaaagttcaaccaaaaatgtaaatttgctaaaactttactcatcctcaggccatccaggtgtagatgagtttgtttcttcatcaaaaaagatttggagaaatttagcattgcatcacttgctcaccagcagatccagtgctgtcagaatgagagtataaacagctgataaaggcatcacaataatccacaaaacgGCTGTTTATTacttaatgtcttgtgaaatgaaaagctgcgtgtttgcaagaaacaaatccaccattaaggcattttaactttaagccATCTTTGATTCTGGCAGAAGTCCATCACCTGTTGTCTTCACATCcaaatccactgacatatttgttaagaactgttctgttctgttttcgCTTGTAAACGGTCCTTGATCTGTGAATATtactctcctgattcagatgagacaactttttTTAATTGGAGAGAGCAATATTATAGATAAAGGACTTGTATGTTAGCAAAAAGCAAcggttctgttaaaaaaaaaagttaaaaggttTTAATGATTAATGTGTTTATAAACATGCAGCTGCATGCAACATgctcacttcacaagacatgaaCTGATGGATCAGAGTCTTATGGATTATTGCGATGTTTGACGGCCTCCAtctactgcagaggatccattggtgagcaagtgacataaagctacatttttccaaatcagtttagacaaagaaacacatttatttacatcttggatggcctgagggtgagtacattttcagccaaTTTTAGAATATATGTTTTTATCAATAGAGTGAAATTCAAATTGTTcgatgttgttttggaccccatttaaattatatggacaaaaacagttcaaCAATAGAaagtacaggtttggaatgaataAGTGTTGccataattgtaatatttgggtGCACTTTCCTTCACTCCTTCTAGTGAACATATACACAACTGTTGAGTAAATATAAATATCCTCTCTGTGTAAATGGCGTTAAGTCTGCTCCTGAGAGGGACTTTCCTGCAGAACTCGAGGTGCTGGAGGACAAAGAGGCCATCATTAAATGCAAATCACCATCTCACCAGCCCTGCTCCGCACAGACGGGGGTGCTGCTTAATCAACTTATCCTCTAACGCTTTTCAATGTCGTCTTTGTGACCGTGCCTTATATCATCATCTCATTGCAATTAAGAGTGTCTTCAATTACTTACACAATTAACCTGCTGTCTGAATCGGCCCGTACAATAATTGTTACATCTGCAACAGGCCCAATTGAGATACTGTCATGGCAATTTAAAGATGTTTACTAAGAATAAACTGGGCGCTGTAGTTATTATTCTATTTGTTTAGCTATTTATTACGATAATTGGATAAATTACGATAATTACGATAATTACGATAAGGggttttaaactttttggatgCCACCGACCCCTAAATATGATTCTTTACAAGGTTCTCCATTACTAAAATTGATTGAAAATTTTATACTGTGagaaaaatctatatattataaatgcaacatgtcatgttttcatttttacatttatttcaaagacCAAAAACTAAAGGCTGTAAAACCAGTAACATACTAGACagaggataaacaaaaaaatcttaagtaaacacacatacacaccttatAATTTGAATTTGCCTTCAGCTGTCTGTGCTTTTCCATCTGTGAAAGGTAACCTTCTGAGCTGCTTCTGTGGATTGGATTCAACTGCTGATCTGATCTATCCGAGCAGAGTTCAGTGTCGCTGCAGTTAGCTTGGGCTATAGGGGGCAGCACTGTGTACGGACCAGAGATTTGTGTTGGGAGCACACAGGGTTCCACGCTCTCCTCATCAATGGGCAAAAACTCAGGCGGATAGTGGCTGGCCTCCACTTGAGAAGACATGGGCAATTTTAGCACTGGTATCCTATGGAAACATGAATGCTAAGACCTAGGGTACATATTTTGCATGTTGTATATTCTAAATTCAATAAAGTCAGTCTATATAAAGCTGCAGTGTGTAATTTCTCTCTTTGCCTAAAAATCTCAATTAATCTGATGTTTTAGGAGACTTAATGATCATAACACACTTATGAGTGTCTGCAGGGGTTTTCTCAATTATAGAATTTCCTGTTTTATaagtttttttcccccctgaaTGTTGGATGCACAACATGATaccatttcaaatatgaaatggtCATGAAGCTAAAATTAGAGATTAATAAAAAATCATGCAAAAgtaaataagttttgtttttaagaatttATGGTCATTTTTAATGAGGCTTTTTTTATTATGACACcctgacatttatttttatttttttacataatggtgtctacaaaatattaatatgaatttaaattcagaaattaaaaagtAGAAGTGgtgtattaaagaaataaaatgtatgaattgcatttttgagtAAATCAACAGGTAAGACAAAATATGAGCAACACTGACCCACAATAAGCTGACTGAAAAAGACACTTTGCAGCCTTAAAAACAATACAGTGAACATATACTAAATACTTGCATAAAGTATGTTTCTGGACTTGCCTGAGTCTGTTGTGATTCTTGAATGATGTCTTCTCAAATGTATTGGGAGTAGGTTTCCCAGCATGCCACTGAGCAACACTTCTGTCCACGGCTTGTACCACTCCAGACTTGAGGGCTGGTGAGGATACAACAGTTTTTGGAGCCAATCCCATCCGCCCTACTGAATTAGGAGGCACATAAGGGTAAAATGGATAACCTTGTTGTAAAATGGGTGGGTTAAATAGATCAGTCCTATTCCATTGCAGAGCTTGAGAAACAAGAGTAAATAGGGTCTCTTTCTGGGAAATATTCAGTGGTTGTGTGAGGTTGGCAGGTGTGTGGAGGTTTATGTTAAGGTTGAGGTTTGGTGGAGCATGAGTGTGAGATGGATGTCCGGACTGGTGTTGTGGTGGGTCATGGGTGTAAGCTTCCTCAGAGTCCTGTGGCAGGTGATCTGCGCTGATGATGTGTCTCTCTGTAAGGGGTTCAAGGTGCGCTCTGGGTTTGGATTCAGGAGGCTTGAGCTGATTTTGGTGGTTGCTGGATCGCTCCCTCCTCTTCAGTTCCTTCTTTTCTTTATGGCTCTGCTGAAATTGGATAAAAATTAGGAGAAAAATAAGATCTGACCAAAGCAGATTTTCTGTGTTATGACGTGAAGCTAAATTCTAGATGTTGTTTTTCAAATTTTGAAGGCACAAAAGGATGATATTAgcataaattaaatcattttccCAAAGTATGACAAGGGTTCTTTGGGCAAAATCGATTTGCAAAAAtgatgttaaataaaattaaatttcaacTTCAAGTCATGACAAAGATTTTGGAAACAGTGTCCTTCATACTCTAATTCGCTACAAAAAATACATCCCATTGAGCAGAGATATGTCCTTATTTAACTGTGGCTTCATTGATATTTTCATAACAGAGAGAGAAGAAAGACCGGAGCATTTATATGTTTCTTTGTGGAGAGCCTGGCATTCATGGGGGACCGACGAACATTATTCTTGTGTGGTCTAAGGCTGTGCCTCAGCATGTAATGCTTCTGATTTAGCCAACACCAGCTTGCACCATTCTTAATGGGAAAATATTTACACTTCTCTGCTTGCTGGCATTAAGGTGACCGTTCAAGTGCTCAAAATAATGATGCTTCTCCATTCCCCCTATTTCCTCGGCACAGGCTCCTTTTCAAGACATTTCAGAGGCTCCATTGTGCCTGAACAACTCTATCAGAAATTGCGTCCATCACAGCAGAAATGAAATCCCTGGTGACATTGTGCCCACTGTGCAGACATTTTCATCTTCAGAGGAAGCCCTCGCAGACTGTTATGCATTAAGGCAAAGGATTGTGCCAAGCAGACCCACCTACATCTGCACAGATAGAGATGGATGGAATCAATAAAGTGAGCCCTACCTTCAGTCTTTGCGTTTTTTGGAGCCACATCAGCTCGGGATCCGAGACATTGTCTTGACTCTCCGGGCTATGAGTGCTGATAGTCTCGTAGGAGGTTTGCCTGGGCTgtgagaagagaaaaaaagaaggaaaagggTTGACTGCTTGATAAGCCTCCTTTTAACAATTCACCTGATGCCTTGTCGATGAAATGCTATTATTTCGCCTCACATTTATATTCAACTATTGACTGCAAACAACAGGGGCAAACTGTGCAGCGTGAGAGCGAAACAAAGACATCCATGAGTATGAGAAGAAATGTCTGGGCGATAAACTACACACTGCGTTTGGCGTAAATGTTTGTTGACAGCTGCAATAAATTGTCCACCTACTCAAAAATGGAGCTGACAGACAGTCAGGTTTGtctataaaaataatttgtcCCTGAGCGTCTAGCAAACATACCAATTGACTTTTTATGATCAACTTTTTATTCTTAATTACTAACTACTGCTCCTCTGAGCTGACCTACATGTGTCTAGAAGAGTGTTTTATTGATTCTTTTTCAAATGAGTCTCTCAAAGCAGTTTGGAGATAAGAGTCTAGATAAATCCACGTTACATCAGTGCACTCTCTCAATTCTTCTTAATGTACGCGTTCAGAGGCAGAATATCTACAGCTAATGCTGTAATGAAAATCATTTAGTAAACTTCCAGTCACTTTGGCGGCCGAGGACAATTCTTGCCAATCGATAGTATTGACAGCTTGCGGCGTCCCTGAATGCATGCGGCTAATTCTGAAAGCGTGAAAAAAGGAAGGTCAAAGAGACACATGCAGCAGTGAGTGGATTGAGTTGTAACATATCCATCAATAAGCAGGCAGCCATGCTGGTCTATCTATTTAGCGAAAGGCCATGTGCGCAAGGTACTGATTTGTAAACAGCCTTCAACGTTACTGGGCCAGAGACACTATGTGGACAGTTATTTATCTGCATCTGTATATTTGACCAAACCAGTGGTCTTCAACTGTGGTTCTGAAAAGAAAGATGGATGGTGGATAATGTAAATGGACTGACAGATACAGTGGTTATCGAAAAAAATCatgtccctttaaaaaaaaaaatcacattttgttgctttgcacagtttttgttttatccagctgtattttcTCAGTGCaatttataacatccaagtgaaagaagTAACACCATGTcagaattaatcaaaaattaaaaataattataattaaaaaaacactgaattggaAAAAGCATTACCCCCGTTGTGTCAGTATTctgttgaaccaccttttgctttaattacagcctttagtcctATGTCTCggtctctactaactttgcacatctagactttgcaatatttgctcactctttgcagaactgctttTCAGAACAAATCATTAACCACTAGTCTACaccatgcactgaaaaaaaaaaacacattacttaTTCAGGATGTTTTTAAGCACTGTCAGATGTGTGAAGTtgacatctcacacacacacacacactttgcggaaagttcagttaaatttgatggtgaccatttgtggactgcagtcttcaagtcattccacagattttcaatgATTTTCAAGCCTGGGCTCTGACTAGACCATACAAGGACATTCAcatttttctccttcaaccactgtgtggTCAGACAACTTTcgggcagagggcagcagattttcctcaagaatttgactGTACTTTGCCCtatccatttttccttctatcctgacaagtgcttAAGTCTCTTCTGTATACTTACTGTACCTGCacctgtaaaagtttttttttttttttttttctcaatttagtAAATCATCATCTATCAAATCTATCAAATTCCTGTGGGGATTGGTCGATTCAAATCTAACTCATGGACATGAACTGAAATGGAACCGATGCTTCAATTGTGAATCTTCTCTAACCCTGGTTCTGATAGGGCAGAAacttcatattttttataaagcaattggtatttcaatttcacaatccAAAGTTGAAACAATACTGCAAAACAGCAAACGGGCAACACGCAGACGTTTACAGCAGTGACCctcattataaattaaaatatattttagaataaaatcaTATTGTAATATGTTGTTGTTTGCTATGCTGCAGGTTTAATAGGAGGCTGCGTATCCAGCTCATTTTCCTGTATCAGGCAAGTATCATTTCAAGTAGAGAGATTGAGCTCTGTTGTAACAGGTGTGTGAGCAGCAGACATCACAGACCTGCCCTTCATGTCCTCTCAGCCGCAGCAGGCCACAACCTCTGCCCCATCCATGACCAATGCCTTTTGTCCGCCATTTTAATAATCTCAATCAAATTGAGGAAATGATCAAACAAAATTGCATTTTGAGCTTCATAAGCTGCGTAATATCTATTCTGTTAAATTGGGGCCCGTAATTGCCTCTTGGGCTGAGACGTGGCACAACAAAGTCAGGCGATTTTCCTCAAGACTGGGAAACACAGCTTTTGCGATGAAGACTTCAAAGGGATGCAATTCTTGAATTGCATTTGGTTGCTATTGTGACCGCCCAGGCAATCTTGATTAGGTGTTTACACTGAGGTAGGGTATACAGTGGCAGAGAGCCGCGGAGCCTTGGTCTAGAGCTATTAAGAGATTGTACATTATGTTCCTGGCTTTGAAGTGAGGGTCTGGGGGATGACGAGGGATTGGGGCTGAGTGCAATGACAGAAGATTGCACTGCTACTTCTGTCTTTATCAAAGGGGTCTCTGCTGGAGCTCATCATCACTCCCACACACGCCAGTTGGAAGTTGGTGCATTATGAGATTGTGTACATTTAATAACACAGCTAATTATCGGGAGTAAGGGGTTTGTGAAAGAGTAAATAGTGGCTTTTTAAAAGCCCCACAGACGCGCCTTGATAATGATGCCGAAAACTGATGGGAGCTGAGGGGCTTTTTATTCCCTTTGAAGGTAACGGGGccacaaaataacaaataaaagggCAAAAGTGTAGGCTGTGTATCAAATTTACAAGCAGATGCTTAGCTACATAACGAACGTGAGATATGAGGGTTTTGCGCTCTCTCTCATAGTAAgctaatgacaaaaaaaagcaaaactttAACCAAGTGGTAGAAGTATTTTGATTGCTCTTTATGTGTTATGTTGTACTGCAAAAGCCTTGTTGTATGATAGTTTGCCATGTGTGACTGGTTTCCTGAAGGAATTTAGATGAATGTGTTTAAgaactttcatatatatatatataaaattttaaaagtCAACATCACTGCGTtgtgcattttataaaaaaaaataaaaaaaaaataaaacttttagtgCCTAGGTTAGTTTACTGAtcatatttaaacacatttaactcATCTGTACCTAGGATAAAAATGGTTCTGATGGATATTTTCATAAACAGAAAAAGgcttaaacatttatttactcTATTggaataaatacatgcatactgAGTTCATATTGAGTTATGCAAAGATTCTCTCTCGATCCCCTtcaatggcttaaaaaaaatctatacaagTTTAAGAGCACTTCTTAATCTTTTGAAAATGATCTTGACTGATATTCACGGTCATCCCGACTGAAATGgatattattagaatattttcTTGGGGAACTCCTCAAAGAGAGAGGAAAAtaactcaaaatataaaaattttcaaTGAGCCGCCACTTAAAACGTACAATGCCGGCTTTTAAATGGAACGTTACAGTGCACCATATTTCTTGGAAAGACAATGCGCTGAATTCATACCTTGGCACTATTGCCGCA includes these proteins:
- the LOC128021115 gene encoding jhy protein homolog isoform X1 yields the protein MTSPRNNVPALALMWDSDTKSLVREKEYQRELHVRTDLISAAKSKQHDATDIEEPDNCGVYDSLDLKPRKIQGQRDLLRESSPEDEYADLRYNPNWRKNLEGDHFLNQLNTRHSPDSFEESEDSLEPLEKVRLGCRQEYVVVSNPPTTQMDSALSPTPSSPFHLHPQQEDILNSPESKSSCMSSEGAPQDNVKHLNVKSVPPQKRSSRHPSNPRPGRAREDIVKRNKATLGINTHKQGSYLKARQQEDKTVETKQPRQTSYETISTHSPESQDNVSDPELMWLQKTQRLKQSHKEKKELKRRERSSNHQNQLKPPESKPRAHLEPLTERHIISADHLPQDSEEAYTHDPPQHQSGHPSHTHAPPNLNLNINLHTPANLTQPLNISQKETLFTLVSQALQWNRTDLFNPPILQQGYPFYPYVPPNSVGRMGLAPKTVVSSPALKSGVVQAVDRSVAQWHAGKPTPNTFEKTSFKNHNRLRIPVLKLPMSSQVEASHYPPEFLPIDEESVEPCVLPTQISGPYTVLPPIAQANCSDTELCSDRSDQQLNPIHRSSSEGYLSQMEKHRQLKANSNYKAYTLKDYKNMKQEVKLGGLGPTNTIPEAVAEKIRWQKLYSNVIREQNKKISRILSLSAKDPVGSDNKDTVPRRKALEYAKNIAKPKPPPKPKDRPREQNVSAQPQYPQEMDPFNLATLEMLRRHEEEKCAVARFRTIPAI
- the LOC128021115 gene encoding jhy protein homolog isoform X2, whose translation is MTSPRNNVPALALMWDSDTKSLVREKEYQRELHVRTDLISAAKSKQHDATDIEEPDNCGVYDSLDLKPRKIQGQRDLLRESSPEDEYADLRYNPNWRKNLEGDHFLNQLNTRHSPDSFEESEDSLEPLEKVRLGCRQEYVVVSNPPTTQMDSALSPTPSSPFHLHPQQEDILNSPESKSSCMSSEGAPQDNVKHLNVKSVPPQKRSSRHPSNPRPGRAREDIVKRNKATLGINTHKQGSYLKARQQEDKTVETKQPRQTSYETISTHSPESQDNVSDPELMWLQKTQRLKQSHKEKKELKRRERSSNHQNQLKPPESKPRAHLEPLTERHIISADHLPQDSEEAYTHDPPQHQSGHPSHTHAPPNLNLNINLHTPANLTQPLNISQKETLFTLVSQALQWNRTDLFNPPILQQALKSGVVQAVDRSVAQWHAGKPTPNTFEKTSFKNHNRLRIPVLKLPMSSQVEASHYPPEFLPIDEESVEPCVLPTQISGPYTVLPPIAQANCSDTELCSDRSDQQLNPIHRSSSEGYLSQMEKHRQLKANSNYKAYTLKDYKNMKQEVKLGGLGPTNTIPEAVAEKIRWQKLYSNVIREQNKKISRILSLSAKDPVGSDNKDTVPRRKALEYAKNIAKPKPPPKPKDRPREQNVSAQPQYPQEMDPFNLATLEMLRRHEEEKCAVARFRTIPAI